A region of the Candidatus Pelagibacter ubique HTCC1062 genome:
AATAATTTCAATTCCACCTGCAATTTCGCCAGCAGCAATTCCTAAAGCTAAAGTACAAATTGCAAAGTAATGCCCTCTTAAACCTAAAATTCCATAACCAATTACTCCTGCAATTATTGTTGGAATAATTCCTGCTAACAATATTCCAACTCCAAACCCTTGAAAAAATTGTGGAACCGTATGAACAAAAGTTTTTTCTCCACCAGCATCCGTCCACTCAGCTAATGAAAAAAACATTGCTATTTGTGTACTTGAAGCAACATACATTCCAACTCCAAAAAATAAAATATTTCCAAATGTATTGTAGCCCATTTGTCCACCTTGAACGTCCCAAGTCATCGCAAGAACGATTAAAATATAAAGAAACGACATCTGAAGTTTGTAAGCAGGAAATATAAATGCACCAGCTAAGCCAAAAATTATTAGACCCATGTATAAAAGAGTATTTTTATTCATTATTTTAGATATTCTCTTTTTCTTGATAATTTAAATCTTCTGTAAACAAGAATTAATACGAGTAGCGAGAATACAGCTGCTATTCTAAATTCTGTTCCAAGTAGATAATCTGCCCATTCTTCAAATATACCAAGACCCATACCAGATATTGCAACAGCTGGTAAATTTCCAAGTCCAGCAATGATTACAATCATGAATGATCTTACCGTGTAAGGTAATCCTGTGTATGGATGAAGTGTAAATGTGATCGCAACACAAGCTCCTGCTATTCCACATAATGCTGCATTTATTCCAAATGTTGCAGCATAAACTTTTTCTGTATCTACACCTAAAATTTTAGCAGCTCTTGCATTTTGTGCGGTTGCTCTAATTGCTCTACCTAATTTTGATTTTCTCATATAGATCACCAAAATAAATGCAGATATGACACAAACAGCTCCTGAAAATAACTTAGCATTAGGAATTGTAACCATATCGTTAA
Encoded here:
- a CDS encoding branched-chain amino acid ABC transporter permease; its protein translation is MDFLIFQAPILMVQASMDGILLGILFALIAYGMALQWGVMNIINIAQGELVIMGGYIAYFMYLSGIHPAFGIIVSPIVMYCVGWGMYKLVINKVVDKDLFTSILATFGISILAQQLMNFAFGADVVVAQSDFGTTMLFNDMVTIPNAKLFSGAVCVISAFILVIYMRKSKLGRAIRATAQNARAAKILGVDTEKVYAATFGINAALCGIAGACVAITFTLHPYTGLPYTVRSFMIVIIAGLGNLPAVAISGMGLGIFEEWADYLLGTEFRIAAVFSLLVLILVYRRFKLSRKREYLK